A section of the Pedobacter sp. HDW13 genome encodes:
- the carB gene encoding carbamoyl-phosphate synthase large subunit — MPKDTSIRSVLIIGSGPIIIGQACEFDYSGSQAALSLKEEGITVSIINSNPATIMTDKVIGDHVYLRPLTVDSIEEILQEHIADASLPKIDAVLPTMGGQTALNLCKEAEERGVWERYGVKVVGVDVDAIEKTENREAFRQLMVDIGVGVAQSKIANSFLEGKEAAQEIGFPLVIRPSYTLGGSGGGFVHRKEEFDAALKRGLEASPTHEVLVEKAVLGWKEYELELLRDSNDNVIIICSIENFDPMGIHTGDSITVAPAMTLSDRCYQEMRNQAIKMMRAIGNFAGGCNVQFSVNPADDEIIAIEINPRVSRSSALASKATGYPIAKIAAKLAIGYNLDEIENQITKTTSAYFEPTLDYVIVKVPRWNFDKFKGANKELGLQMKSVGEVMAIGRTFIEALQKACQSLEIGRSGLGADGRQVRNIEEIMDGLEHASWNRLFLIKDAMAMGVPLESIRKVTKIDKWFLNQIQELVALETELKRYSLNNIPRDFFFTLKQKGFSDVQIAWLLGNVTEDEVYDRRKELGIRRVYKMVDTCAAEFPAQTPYYYSTFEEENESVSSDRKKVIVLGSGPNRIGQGIEFDYSCVHGLLAAKESGFEAIMVNCNPETVSTDFNMADKLYFEPVFWEHVREIIELEKPVGVIVQLGGQTALKMAEKLTEKGIKIIGTSFENMDIAEDRGRFSDLLKELNIPYPKYGVAENAEEAIVVANEVGYPVLVRPSYVLGGQGMSIVINDEDLEKAVVKLLGDLPGNRVLIDHFLDRAEEAESDSISDGEDVHIVGMMEHIEPAGIHSGDSFAVLPTFSLSETVTKAMEEYSVKIAKALDVRGLLNIQFAIKDEKVYVIEANPRASRTVPFIAKAYDVPYINIAAKIMLGVAKLKDFTIVRKLKGYAIKEPVFSYEKFPEVPKELGPEMKSTGEAIRFIKDLEDPYFRKLYKDKSMYLSK, encoded by the coding sequence ATGCCTAAAGACACTTCCATTCGCTCAGTACTAATTATCGGATCTGGACCAATTATTATTGGCCAAGCCTGTGAATTTGATTACTCGGGTTCTCAAGCGGCCCTATCTTTAAAAGAAGAAGGGATTACCGTATCAATTATCAACTCTAATCCGGCTACTATTATGACGGATAAAGTTATCGGCGACCATGTTTACCTTCGTCCGTTAACAGTTGATTCGATCGAAGAGATTTTGCAAGAGCATATTGCTGATGCAAGTTTACCTAAAATTGATGCCGTGCTACCAACTATGGGAGGCCAAACAGCACTTAATCTTTGTAAAGAAGCAGAAGAACGCGGTGTTTGGGAAAGATACGGTGTTAAAGTTGTAGGGGTTGATGTTGATGCAATCGAGAAAACAGAAAACCGCGAAGCCTTCCGCCAGTTAATGGTTGATATAGGCGTAGGTGTTGCTCAATCGAAAATTGCCAACTCATTCTTAGAAGGTAAAGAAGCCGCTCAGGAAATTGGTTTTCCATTGGTAATCCGCCCATCATATACCTTAGGTGGTTCTGGTGGTGGTTTTGTGCACAGAAAAGAAGAATTCGATGCTGCACTTAAACGTGGTTTAGAAGCTTCGCCAACACACGAGGTTTTGGTAGAGAAAGCAGTTTTAGGCTGGAAAGAGTATGAGTTAGAGTTGTTAAGAGATAGCAACGATAACGTAATCATTATCTGCTCGATCGAAAACTTCGACCCGATGGGTATCCACACTGGTGATTCGATTACTGTTGCTCCGGCCATGACTTTATCTGACCGTTGTTACCAGGAAATGCGTAACCAGGCGATTAAAATGATGCGTGCCATCGGAAACTTTGCCGGCGGTTGTAACGTTCAGTTCTCGGTTAACCCGGCTGATGACGAAATCATCGCAATCGAAATTAACCCACGTGTATCACGTTCATCAGCTTTGGCAAGTAAAGCAACTGGTTACCCGATTGCAAAAATTGCCGCTAAACTGGCTATCGGTTACAATCTGGATGAAATTGAAAACCAGATTACCAAAACCACTTCTGCATATTTCGAACCTACTTTAGATTACGTGATCGTAAAAGTACCACGCTGGAACTTCGATAAATTTAAAGGAGCCAATAAAGAGCTTGGTTTACAAATGAAATCGGTAGGTGAAGTAATGGCAATTGGTCGTACTTTCATCGAAGCTTTACAAAAAGCTTGTCAGAGTTTGGAAATTGGCCGCTCGGGCTTAGGTGCTGATGGCAGACAAGTACGTAATATTGAAGAAATTATGGATGGTTTGGAGCATGCTTCATGGAACCGTCTGTTCTTAATAAAAGATGCCATGGCGATGGGTGTTCCTTTGGAGTCGATCCGTAAGGTAACCAAAATCGATAAATGGTTCTTAAACCAGATTCAGGAGCTTGTAGCTTTAGAAACTGAGTTAAAAAGATATTCATTAAATAATATCCCGCGCGATTTCTTCTTTACCTTAAAACAAAAAGGATTTTCGGATGTGCAGATTGCCTGGTTATTGGGTAACGTAACCGAAGATGAAGTTTACGATCGTAGAAAAGAGCTAGGCATTCGCAGGGTATATAAAATGGTTGATACCTGTGCTGCGGAATTCCCGGCGCAAACACCATATTACTATTCAACTTTTGAAGAGGAAAACGAATCTGTTTCCTCAGACCGTAAAAAAGTAATCGTATTGGGTTCAGGTCCTAACCGTATTGGTCAGGGTATTGAGTTCGATTACTCTTGTGTACACGGTTTACTGGCTGCAAAAGAATCAGGTTTCGAAGCCATCATGGTTAACTGTAACCCTGAAACGGTTTCTACCGACTTTAACATGGCCGATAAACTTTACTTCGAACCTGTTTTCTGGGAACATGTGCGCGAAATTATCGAGTTAGAGAAACCGGTAGGTGTAATTGTTCAGCTTGGTGGACAAACAGCCTTGAAAATGGCTGAAAAGTTAACTGAAAAAGGTATCAAAATTATCGGAACTTCTTTCGAGAACATGGATATCGCTGAAGATCGCGGTCGTTTCTCTGATCTGTTAAAAGAGTTAAATATCCCTTATCCAAAATACGGAGTTGCTGAAAATGCTGAAGAGGCTATCGTTGTAGCCAATGAGGTAGGTTATCCGGTGTTGGTTCGTCCGAGTTATGTACTGGGTGGACAAGGTATGAGTATCGTAATTAACGATGAAGACCTGGAGAAAGCAGTAGTGAAATTGTTGGGCGATTTACCGGGCAACCGTGTATTGATCGATCATTTTTTAGATAGAGCAGAAGAAGCAGAATCGGATTCGATTTCGGATGGTGAGGATGTTCACATTGTAGGTATGATGGAGCACATCGAGCCTGCAGGTATCCACTCTGGCGATTCATTTGCCGTATTGCCAACTTTTAGCTTATCAGAAACGGTAACTAAAGCAATGGAAGAATACTCGGTTAAAATTGCAAAAGCTTTAGATGTGCGTGGTTTACTAAACATTCAGTTTGCCATTAAAGATGAGAAGGTATATGTAATCGAGGCGAACCCAAGGGCATCGCGTACGGTTCCGTTTATTGCGAAAGCATACGATGTGCCTTACATCAACATTGCAGCGAAAATTATGCTGGGTGTAGCAAAACTGAAAGATTTTACCATTGTACGTAAATTGAAAGGTTATGCCATTAAAGAGCCGGTTTTCTCTTACGAGAAATTCCCGGAGGTACCTAAAGAGCTAGGCCCTGAAATGAAATCGACTGGTGAGGCGATCCGCTTCATTAAAGATCTGGAAGATCCTTACTTCCGCAAGCTTTACAAAGACAAATCAATGTATTTGAGTAAATAA
- a CDS encoding AAA family ATPase: protein MNKNIKKIAVVGPESTGKSTLSQLLARYYKVSWVPEYARYYCENLVTDYTLQDEENMFYGQVALEDAILAVTESDFIICDTTFITVKIWSDEVLGKTPQSVLDTLPKRPYDLYLLMDIDLPWQDDPLRDFPNQREYFMEVWHKELKALDANYVVISGLGDDRVANAKKAVDDFLAGSA from the coding sequence GTGAATAAAAATATTAAAAAGATCGCCGTTGTTGGTCCCGAGAGTACAGGTAAATCAACACTGTCTCAATTATTGGCCAGGTACTATAAAGTTTCGTGGGTACCTGAGTACGCCCGCTATTATTGCGAAAACCTGGTTACAGATTATACCTTACAGGATGAGGAGAACATGTTTTATGGTCAGGTGGCACTCGAAGATGCTATCCTTGCCGTAACAGAAAGTGATTTTATTATTTGCGATACCACTTTTATAACGGTTAAAATATGGAGCGATGAAGTGCTGGGCAAAACCCCGCAATCGGTTTTGGATACCCTACCCAAAAGGCCCTACGATTTATATCTGTTAATGGATATTGATTTGCCCTGGCAAGATGATCCGCTGCGCGATTTCCCCAACCAACGCGAATACTTTATGGAAGTATGGCATAAAGAACTAAAAGCACTCGATGCAAATTATGTAGTAATTAGTGGCCTGGGCGATGATAGGGTGGCCAATGCTAAAAAAGCAGTTGACGATTTTTTAGCTGGATCAGCATAA
- a CDS encoding DUF6358 family protein: MGKKFALNIFYNLAIILSIFGLVWCYNNAKYLPAGFLVGVTCCLFYFKYQLTKDIRKSFKEKDPKL, encoded by the coding sequence GTGGGTAAAAAATTTGCTTTAAATATCTTCTACAACCTGGCCATTATCCTTTCTATTTTTGGATTGGTTTGGTGTTACAACAACGCGAAATATCTTCCTGCAGGATTTTTAGTGGGCGTAACTTGCTGCTTGTTTTATTTCAAGTATCAGCTAACCAAAGACATTAGGAAAAGCTTTAAGGAAAAAGATCCTAAATTATAA
- a CDS encoding carboxypeptidase regulatory-like domain-containing protein, which translates to MKKLCAILALLIVFALGAIAYTNIKLGGIIGKITPSDAAASVSLVAGTDTLKAQLSQGVFTFSNLKEGVYTVWIQANAPYKDAVIEKVAVKDSATTDLGEIKLQQ; encoded by the coding sequence ATGAAAAAGTTATGTGCAATATTAGCGCTGCTCATTGTTTTTGCCCTGGGGGCAATCGCCTATACAAATATTAAGTTAGGCGGAATTATTGGTAAAATCACTCCTTCAGATGCTGCTGCTTCTGTTTCACTTGTAGCCGGAACCGATACCTTAAAGGCACAGTTGAGCCAGGGAGTTTTCACCTTTTCTAACCTTAAAGAAGGCGTTTATACAGTTTGGATACAGGCCAACGCGCCGTACAAAGATGCTGTTATTGAAAAGGTGGCAGTGAAAGATAGTGCTACTACAGATTTAGGCGAAATTAAATTACAACAGTAG
- a CDS encoding M61 family metallopeptidase, producing MKNFLGTAIGSLLSLAAFAQNEISYAVSFPNAIHHEAEISMLIPNVPAGTLKVRMSRSSPGRYATHEFGKNIYHLKAFDGAGKALTINQPAGDVYEIPSQGNSVKITYTLFGNWIDGTYAGFDETHAHMNIPATFAFPIGMDNRPRKVKFNYAGKQNWKVATQLKPEADGSYFAPNLQYFMDSPIEIADYKTASWQVKNTDGKVQTIHLISHSNDDQQAIDNYAGMLKKMVDEHLAVWGEFPTYDFGHYYFLEDVYPDNAGDGMEHRNSTSIVQRTPKIEGYESNLLGTFSHEFFHSWNVERLRPKTLEPFNFEHANMSNELWLAEGFTQYYGNLLLTRAGLKTEDNAIQTFNGLANAVLLSPGALNFSPIEASRYAVFADAGVAIDQTNKANIFTSYYTYGAATALALDLRLRAEFKLTLDDYMRALWKAYGKPEIAYTVPDLEKTLASLTKNPAFASSFFKKYIYGTEKNDYAQLLLNAGLVLRKANPGQAYTGFGNIGSIDDKIILSQTLVGTPAYKAGLDIGDILLTIDGKKVKNGPEVIKIIDDHKPGDTVDITYLYRGVEKTTKLTLTENPTLEIVSIEKAGGTLTPAMQNFRTNWLGSQVKSKTTN from the coding sequence ATGAAGAATTTTCTAGGTACCGCAATCGGGAGCCTGCTCTCACTTGCGGCTTTTGCCCAAAACGAAATCAGTTATGCAGTTTCATTTCCAAATGCCATCCACCACGAGGCAGAAATCAGCATGCTTATTCCCAATGTTCCTGCAGGCACGTTAAAGGTGCGCATGAGCCGCTCTTCGCCGGGGCGCTATGCCACACACGAGTTTGGCAAAAACATATACCATTTAAAGGCTTTTGATGGCGCAGGAAAAGCCTTAACGATTAACCAGCCAGCAGGTGATGTATACGAAATCCCCAGCCAAGGTAACAGCGTTAAAATAACCTATACCCTTTTCGGCAATTGGATTGACGGCACCTATGCCGGTTTCGACGAAACCCATGCCCACATGAATATTCCGGCAACCTTTGCTTTCCCCATTGGGATGGACAACCGCCCCAGAAAGGTAAAGTTTAACTACGCCGGTAAACAAAACTGGAAAGTGGCCACCCAGCTTAAACCTGAAGCCGATGGAAGTTATTTTGCACCCAATCTGCAATATTTTATGGATAGCCCTATTGAAATTGCAGACTATAAAACCGCAAGCTGGCAGGTTAAAAATACTGACGGCAAAGTGCAAACCATCCATCTCATTTCACATTCAAACGATGATCAGCAAGCGATCGACAATTATGCAGGAATGCTTAAAAAAATGGTCGATGAGCATTTAGCAGTATGGGGCGAGTTTCCAACCTACGACTTTGGTCATTATTACTTTTTAGAAGATGTTTACCCCGATAATGCAGGAGATGGGATGGAGCACCGGAATTCGACATCCATTGTGCAACGCACCCCCAAAATTGAAGGGTACGAATCCAATTTGCTGGGCACATTTTCGCACGAATTTTTCCACAGCTGGAACGTGGAGCGCTTACGCCCCAAAACCTTAGAACCCTTTAATTTCGAACATGCCAATATGAGCAACGAACTTTGGCTGGCCGAAGGTTTTACCCAGTATTATGGCAACCTGCTGTTAACCCGTGCAGGTTTAAAAACAGAAGATAATGCCATCCAGACTTTTAACGGTTTGGCAAACGCGGTGCTGCTTTCGCCAGGGGCACTCAACTTTTCGCCCATTGAAGCCAGCAGGTACGCGGTATTTGCCGATGCCGGTGTAGCGATAGATCAAACCAACAAAGCCAATATTTTTACTTCCTATTATACTTACGGGGCTGCTACGGCCCTCGCTTTAGACCTCCGTTTAAGAGCCGAATTTAAGCTTACGCTCGATGACTACATGCGGGCACTGTGGAAAGCTTACGGAAAGCCGGAAATTGCTTACACTGTTCCTGATTTAGAAAAAACTTTGGCAAGCTTAACCAAAAACCCAGCCTTTGCTTCCAGTTTCTTTAAAAAGTACATATATGGCACCGAAAAAAATGATTATGCGCAATTGTTACTAAATGCCGGACTGGTACTGCGTAAGGCAAACCCAGGGCAGGCATATACTGGTTTTGGAAATATTGGCTCAATAGACGACAAAATTATTTTATCGCAAACCCTTGTAGGAACTCCAGCGTATAAAGCAGGTCTGGATATTGGTGATATTTTATTAACAATAGATGGAAAAAAAGTGAAGAACGGCCCTGAGGTAATTAAAATTATTGACGATCATAAGCCAGGCGACACAGTCGATATCACTTATCTTTATCGTGGTGTAGAAAAAACAACAAAATTGACCTTAACCGAAAATCCAACCTTAGAAATTGTTAGCATTGAAAAAGCTGGAGGAACCTTAACGCCTGCCATGCAAAATTTCAGAACGAATTGGTTAGGCTCACAAGTTAAATCGAAAACAACTAATTAA
- a CDS encoding dipeptide epimerase: protein MKISYKQFELELKHPFSISKFTRTSTPLMLLKITYEGITGYGEASMVPYMGESYETAASFLKQVDLSAFKHPFNFGEIIAYLDSIALGQPAIKAAIDIALNDIQGKILNKPCYEIYGANPDQMPVTSYTVGIDTPEVIREKLKDASAFKVIKVKLGRDNDQEIIETIRSMTNVPLYVDANQGWKDRIKAIDLIYWLHNNGVVLIEQPMDKNDLAGNAWLTERSPIPLLADEAVQRLADMDRLKGVYHGINVKLMKSCGMYEGHQMILKARAFGMRVLIGCMSETSCATLAAAALAPLCNWADLDGPWLTKNNPFTAPAFENGRYILKDLPGLGLEGVNELMWNE, encoded by the coding sequence ATGAAGATTAGTTACAAACAATTTGAACTAGAATTAAAACACCCGTTCTCGATTTCCAAATTTACCCGCACCAGCACGCCTTTAATGTTGCTTAAAATAACTTACGAGGGAATTACAGGTTATGGAGAGGCCTCAATGGTGCCTTACATGGGCGAAAGTTACGAAACGGCCGCAAGCTTTTTAAAACAGGTAGATTTAAGCGCTTTTAAGCACCCTTTCAATTTTGGGGAAATTATTGCCTACCTCGATAGCATTGCACTCGGACAGCCAGCTATAAAAGCAGCCATAGATATTGCATTGAACGATATACAGGGGAAAATTTTAAATAAACCCTGTTACGAAATTTATGGAGCAAACCCAGACCAAATGCCTGTTACCTCTTATACCGTTGGTATTGATACCCCCGAAGTCATCCGCGAAAAACTGAAAGATGCCAGTGCTTTTAAGGTGATAAAAGTTAAACTGGGGAGGGATAACGATCAGGAGATTATCGAAACAATCCGCAGTATGACCAATGTTCCGTTGTATGTAGATGCCAACCAGGGATGGAAAGACCGCATTAAAGCCATCGATCTGATTTACTGGCTGCATAACAATGGTGTGGTTCTAATTGAGCAGCCTATGGATAAAAATGATCTAGCTGGTAACGCCTGGTTAACCGAGCGCAGCCCGATTCCGCTACTGGCCGATGAAGCTGTACAGCGCTTAGCCGATATGGACAGACTGAAAGGAGTTTACCACGGCATTAATGTAAAACTGATGAAAAGCTGTGGCATGTACGAAGGGCATCAGATGATTTTGAAGGCCCGTGCTTTTGGAATGAGGGTTTTAATTGGCTGCATGAGCGAAACCAGCTGCGCAACATTAGCTGCAGCTGCGTTAGCGCCATTGTGCAACTGGGCAGATTTAGATGGTCCATGGTTAACCAAAAACAATCCTTTTACCGCTCCGGCTTTCGAAAATGGCAGGTATATTTTAAAAGATTTACCCGGATTAGGACTTGAAGGTGTTAATGAGCTTATGTGGAATGAATAG
- a CDS encoding rhodanese-like domain-containing protein, with protein MKEISVQELKEKIDNNEDFQLIDVRETFEYEVSNLNGENIPLGGILIEADKVAKDKPVIIQCRSGKRSAAAVMQLEQQYGLDNLYNLKGGILAWQEAYDPNMPVY; from the coding sequence ATGAAAGAAATATCGGTACAAGAACTAAAAGAGAAAATCGACAACAATGAAGATTTTCAATTAATTGATGTTCGTGAAACATTCGAATATGAAGTTTCTAATCTGAACGGTGAAAATATTCCGTTAGGTGGAATTTTAATTGAGGCTGATAAGGTTGCGAAAGATAAACCAGTAATTATTCAGTGCCGTAGTGGTAAAAGAAGTGCAGCAGCTGTAATGCAGTTAGAACAACAATACGGATTAGATAACCTTTACAATTTAAAAGGTGGGATTTTAGCCTGGCAAGAGGCTTACGATCCGAATATGCCGGTTTATTAG
- a CDS encoding DUF4407 domain-containing protein — protein sequence MDKLNRFFWFCSGAHIPTLEKYPSEQNKYTGIGATIFFTGLFAALSGGYAMYFVFKGDDLAVIFAIIFGFLWGAAIFNMDRYIVSSINKSASTNKQLLQATPRILLAIMIGMVISRPIELKIFDKEIKERLKVSYLNGQRAKIDTLNKAFEKKYQVEFGRLNQQKATRDSLEKGIKSDRQKLNFEIFGNKTTETSGVMGYGPYAKRKEAEIAQRTAELDSLKATINKSETFVDKRKEFDGLFTEKLYTKKQLDSLANIAGFADRNWALGQLKFNVDGSRDNNTAIAVTFIGLLFIFFECLPVFVKLMSARGPYDYAIADGDEVSIYHSKKDKDFHFEVADNIHETRVDSESSKRKEIIKGKAYRDLEKHDWDS from the coding sequence ATGGACAAACTGAACCGTTTCTTTTGGTTTTGCTCTGGCGCTCATATCCCGACACTGGAAAAATATCCTTCAGAACAAAATAAATATACCGGCATTGGTGCCACCATCTTTTTTACAGGCTTATTTGCAGCCCTTTCTGGCGGTTATGCCATGTATTTTGTATTTAAAGGCGATGACCTGGCGGTAATTTTCGCCATCATTTTTGGCTTTTTGTGGGGTGCTGCCATTTTTAATATGGACCGTTACATCGTATCCAGCATCAATAAAAGCGCAAGTACCAATAAGCAGCTGCTACAAGCAACGCCGCGTATTTTACTCGCCATTATGATCGGGATGGTAATTTCGAGACCAATTGAGCTTAAAATTTTTGATAAAGAGATTAAAGAACGGTTAAAAGTGAGCTACCTTAATGGTCAGCGCGCTAAAATAGATACGCTGAATAAAGCTTTCGAGAAAAAATACCAGGTAGAATTTGGCCGTTTAAACCAGCAAAAAGCTACCCGCGATTCGCTCGAAAAAGGCATCAAATCCGACCGGCAGAAACTTAACTTCGAAATATTCGGGAATAAAACTACCGAAACATCTGGTGTAATGGGTTATGGTCCTTATGCCAAACGCAAGGAAGCCGAAATTGCACAACGCACAGCAGAGCTCGATTCGCTCAAAGCAACCATTAACAAATCGGAAACTTTTGTTGATAAACGCAAAGAATTTGATGGCCTGTTTACTGAAAAACTATATACCAAAAAGCAATTAGACAGCCTCGCCAATATTGCAGGTTTTGCCGACCGTAACTGGGCGCTTGGCCAGCTCAAATTTAACGTAGATGGCAGCCGCGACAATAACACCGCCATTGCAGTAACTTTTATTGGCCTGCTGTTTATCTTCTTCGAATGTTTGCCTGTATTTGTTAAACTGATGAGCGCCCGTGGCCCTTACGATTATGCCATTGCCGACGGAGATGAGGTTTCGATTTACCATTCTAAAAAAGATAAAGATTTTCATTTCGAAGTCGCAGATAATATTCACGAAACCCGGGTCGATTCAGAATCATCCAAACGAAAGGAAATTATTAAAGGAAAAGCCTACCGGGACCTGGAAAAACACGACTGGGACAGCTAG
- a CDS encoding M20/M25/M40 family metallo-hydrolase, which yields MKKIALFALVGMAGLQLKAQNIDKIITREYTDHLIKTLSADDMQGRATFTPGIDKAATFIESEFKKIGLKPLEGEKTFRQTFNKYRITNQNTSVKIDGQEIASENLIISGVATENVNLDKSNATVVKLDPEKPFVAQLRAMTEAGKNQIVLVDSKFVDLFKRYRNYFSKPATVDEKDIKATTSAVQVFVLGKDAASDFSATIKSKVDKMPLFNVAGVIPGKSKAKEIVVFSGHYDHLGFLKPVDGDSIANGADDDASGTTAMIALAKYYKAQKNNERTLIFVAFTAEEIGGFGAKYFSEKLNPDDVVAMFNIEMIGKDSKFGKNTAFITGYERSDFGKILQKNLAGTEFTFHPDPYPEQNLFYRSDNATLAALGVPAHTISTDKIDIDKLYHSVKDEYSSLDVENILSTIKAIAKSATSIVNGTDTPTRIPKLKQ from the coding sequence ATGAAGAAAATCGCCCTTTTTGCCTTAGTCGGAATGGCAGGTTTGCAGCTTAAAGCGCAAAACATCGATAAAATTATTACCCGAGAATATACCGACCACCTGATTAAAACTTTAAGTGCCGATGATATGCAGGGAAGGGCTACCTTTACCCCTGGTATTGATAAGGCCGCTACATTTATCGAATCGGAATTCAAAAAAATTGGTTTAAAACCTTTAGAAGGCGAAAAAACTTTTCGCCAAACATTCAATAAATACCGCATAACTAACCAAAACACCAGTGTTAAAATTGATGGGCAGGAGATAGCTTCAGAAAATCTGATTATTTCTGGCGTAGCAACAGAAAACGTTAACCTCGATAAATCGAATGCCACTGTGGTTAAATTAGACCCTGAAAAACCTTTTGTAGCTCAGCTTAGGGCAATGACAGAAGCAGGCAAAAATCAGATTGTTTTGGTTGATAGCAAATTCGTCGATTTGTTTAAGCGTTACAGAAATTATTTTAGCAAACCTGCAACTGTTGATGAAAAAGACATAAAAGCCACTACCAGTGCGGTACAGGTTTTTGTTTTGGGCAAAGATGCAGCAAGCGATTTTTCTGCAACGATTAAAAGCAAAGTAGATAAAATGCCATTGTTTAATGTTGCCGGTGTAATTCCAGGAAAATCAAAAGCTAAAGAAATTGTAGTGTTCTCGGGCCATTACGATCACCTGGGCTTTCTTAAGCCAGTAGATGGCGATAGTATTGCCAACGGAGCAGATGATGATGCCTCGGGCACAACAGCAATGATTGCCCTCGCCAAATACTATAAAGCACAAAAAAACAACGAACGCACACTGATTTTTGTAGCTTTTACTGCTGAAGAAATTGGCGGCTTTGGTGCAAAATATTTCTCAGAAAAATTAAATCCAGACGATGTTGTGGCTATGTTTAACATCGAAATGATTGGAAAAGACTCTAAATTTGGTAAAAACACCGCGTTTATTACAGGTTACGAAAGATCGGATTTTGGCAAAATTTTACAGAAAAACCTGGCCGGGACCGAATTTACTTTTCACCCGGATCCATATCCTGAGCAGAATTTATTTTACAGAAGCGACAACGCTACGCTAGCGGCTTTGGGCGTTCCGGCACATACCATCAGCACCGATAAAATTGATATCGATAAATTGTACCACTCAGTTAAAGATGAATACAGCTCTTTAGATGTAGAAAATATTTTATCAACCATCAAAGCAATTGCGAAGAGTGCAACCAGCATTGTAAATGGAACTGATACACCGACAAGGATACCGAAGCTGAAGCAGTAA